The genomic region GCCCGCTGCCGATCCCCAGAAGCGCCACGTGGTCCCCCTCGGAGAGGACCTCCCTCTCGTCGGCAAGCGCCGCGGTCAAGGGGAGAGATACCGTCCCCATGTTGCCCAGGAACTCGTAGCTGGTGAAGTCCTTCTGCAGCGGGATACCAAGGGTTTTCAGGATGGCGCTCTGGTGCGCGCTACCGACCTGGTGGCAGATGACGCGGTCGACGTCGTGCTCGCTCCAGCCCACCTCGGGAAGAAACTCCTCCCAGGTGCGCCGCCCCAGCTCCACGCCGTAGTTCATCACGCTCACCGCGTCGGTGCTCATCGACTGCTCAAAACCTCCCTTGCCGTCGGGGGTTATCCCCCAAAGACAAAGGGCGTGGTGTTCGGGGGCCGCCTGGGTCATTCCGCCGCGCAGGCGCCGCCTGCCGGAGTTGGAAAAGGAGCCGTCGGTGAGAAGTACCGCCACTGCCCCGGAGCCGCCGGTGAGGGTGGCGAGCGAGCTGGCGAAGTTCTCCATGCTCCTGTCTTCCAGCATGCGGGCGATCATGATGTCGTTGATGTCCCGGGCGC from Citrifermentans bremense harbors:
- a CDS encoding 3-oxoacyl-ACP synthase III, whose protein sequence is MKYSKVFIESFGYELAPVVVTSDELEARLEPLYKTLHFTPGQLQALTGIRERRWWEPGFQLSKGAVAAGKKALSAAGIPASEIGALLYTGVCRERFEPATACRVAAGLGISGNTAVFDLSNACLGVLNGILEVANRIELGQIRAGLVVSCESARDINDIMIARMLEDRSMENFASSLATLTGGSGAVAVLLTDGSFSNSGRRRLRGGMTQAAPEHHALCLWGITPDGKGGFEQSMSTDAVSVMNYGVELGRRTWEEFLPEVGWSEHDVDRVICHQVGSAHQSAILKTLGIPLQKDFTSYEFLGNMGTVSLPLTAALADEREVLSEGDHVALLGIGSGLNCLMLGVDW